The following is a genomic window from Candidatus Vondammii sp. HM_W22.
TCCCCGGCGCCGACACCGCCACCTCGCCCCCACTCGGCCCCCAGTCCCACCACAACGCCGCCGCCCTGAAACGCCTGCTCGACGCCATGGGCAAAGACCCGGAGATCGACCTGCTGCTGCTCACCGGCGATCTCTACGACCACGCCATCAACGTCGACCCGGCCCACGAGGCCCATCAATCCCTCAACACCCCCGGTGATCTCTGGCGGGCCATGGACCAGGCGCACCATAACGACCGCGACCGCTACCCCCGGCACATCGACGCCCTTTACTCCGTCAGCCTGATCCACCACTTCATCGACCGCTACCAAAAGCCGGTCTGCTACATCGACGGCAACCACGAGGCCTACGAAATGCCCTATGGCATCAGCCCGCGCCTTGACAAAGGGAACGGGATGTTCATGTTCCTCCACGGCCAACGCGCCAACGCCGGCATCCCCGCCGATCACGGCCTGACCATCTACCAAGCGGCACTGCTCTACGGTCCCGGTTACGGCCACTACCACACCCTGGACAACTTCAAAGCCGACAACCTCTGCTGGCTGCACCACCTGATCACCCCCTGGCATGACTGGGTCACCGCCCACGGCAAGCAACAGACCTGGATCGGCCTCGGCTGGGGCGACGACGAGGAGTATGCCGGCTCCACAGCCACCGGTGGCGGCTCCTTGCCCCGGGCCAACCAAGCCTGCACCGACGATCAATGGGCCCTGGTGCAAAATGCCGTTGAAAAAGACCCGGCCGCAGAAAAGCTGCTGCTCAGCCACTTCACCTACGTTAACTACGCCACCGATATCCCGCTGACGACCGGCAACAGCAAAATAGACGCCGATAACGTGTCGCCGGGCGATATCGGCCCGGGGGACCGGGATAACCTCGACGAAGGCAGTTTCCACGACAACCGCAAAGTGCTCTATGAAACCTACCTGCTCCCCGGCAAAATCCACTACACCTTCTCCGGCCACAGCCACCGGGCGGGGGTTTACCGGCTCACCGGCGAGCCCGGCTATGTCACCCGCAAAATCACCACCCGGGGCGACTACCCCGATGGCTACACCCACCCGGACGGCACCGCCTGCCTGCTGGTGGCGGGTTCCGGCGGTCCCATCACCCGGCAGAACCGCGAGGGAGAGTACGCCGGTTACGGCATGGAGGCCCCTCAGGGGCTGAAGCTCGATACCGAAAGCGGCAAGGTCAACATCGTGCGCGACGCACAAACCAGACCGCGCATGGCGGTGTTGCTGGACTACCTCTGGTACGAAGGCGGGCATAAGGCGCTGCAATACGGCCTGAAAGGCGATGGCAGGCGGTTCCAGCTACGCCTCGACGAGCGCTGGCTCAAGGCCAGCGAACACGGCGGTGAGATGCTCGATGAGATCCGCCTGCACCTGCACAGCGGTGGTAAAGCAGGCTATCAGGGGTATATCCGGCTGAAGCAGACCGCCTGCGAAGCAAGCCAATGGACAGAGCGAGTAAGCCTCGGTAGCCGGTCGGCGCTCGTGCCGGTTCGTGGGGTCGATGTGGAGTATGAGGTTGCTGAAGGGGAAGGGGGGATGTCGTGGGGGGATCTTGATAACGAAAAGAAAGAGATTATCATTAATGGTGGCTCTCCAATGTGCTTCCTCTCCATCCACCTCAAACAGATCGAACACGGCCACCTGCATAAACACTACGACTACGACTCGCCCTGGTGTTTTCCGGCAAGTGTGTCTGAGTCTGAGAAGGGTGAGAACAGGCTCGTGACCATCCGGCGCAAGGGAGGCGGGAGAAGCGATGTGCCGGATTTTGAAGATATATTTGATAACCCAAAACTACTCGGTGAAATATATGACTACTGAGGAGAAAACATGATCACCCTGCGCCACCGACTCATCCTCATCGGAAGCCTGTTTTTTGTCTCATTAACCCCAGGAAACGCTATGAGCCTCATACCCCCGCTACCCCCCGGCAGTGAACTGAAAGCGCTGCTGCAAGATGTCGAACGCCTCAACACGGCCCTGGAGCAAAACCCCGATCTGCTCAGCGATACCCGGCTGAAAGACCTGGAGCTGACCGGCCTGGTGCTGAAAAATGTAACGCTGAGCAACCTCCATTGGCGCAACGTCAAGCTCACTCGGGCAGACTGGTCCAACGTCACCATCGAGGGGGCCACCTGGATCGGGGTAAAGATGAAAGAGAGCGAACTGGATAATGTCACCTTTAACCGGGTCTACTTTAACCTGGATGAGGCGGTTTACTGGGGCTCGACGGATTTTGTCAAAAGCCGTCTGCACAATGTGCATTTTGTCGAATCTGAACTGATCGAAGTACGTATCAAAAAACTCAAGCCCAGCCGGCTGTTTTTTGAGCACAGCAAACTGAGAACGAGGGTGAATGAATCTCATCAACAAAGATCGGGGGGTCTGGGCCATTCACAACTGGATCTGTTTATTCGAGACTCGGACATTGCGTCTTCGATCATAGGCGCGCTGAAATACCCCTCCAACGTCCTTATCGAAAACAGCCGCGTCATCGGCGGAGTGGGTGGCGAACTCAAAAGCCTGATCATCCGCAACAGCCATTTCGACGGCAACGGACCACAGCGGGCGGACTATGTGCTGGTGGAGGATTCGGCTATCTACATCGGTTTGAAGAAGGTGCGTTTTGTCCATATGAAAAACATCACACAGATTAATCATAACAACCGCCACTGGGGCGCCGGTCTAGCTGAAAATATCATCATAAACGGCTGCCAAAACCCGCTTGGAATATCATTTTGGGAATCGAAAGTGGATAACTTATTCATCCGTAACTGCCAACTGCATGCCCCTTTCTTTGAAGATGTTCGTATCGGGCAACTGCAACTTTGCAATGTCCAGCTCTCACTGAATATAAATGATCCAGCTGATGGTGATATAAACATTGATGCATGGAACAACGCCTCCATCCGCCACCTCCAACTCCACAACGTCCAGTTCCAGGGTGCATTCCCCCCGCCACCGGACTCAAGATCGGCCACCTCCAAAGCGGACAGAGCACGCTCCCTGAAAAGCTCCGGGACGCCGCCAGACAGCAAAGCCCTCTGGCGGCCTGTCCGCCCCTGCCCGATACCGAACGCCTCAAGCGCGAAGCCCTCTCCGATGACCCCCCGCTTTCCCTGGCCGTTGAGCTCCAGGATCGCCTGATCGCCGACTACAAGACATCGGTTCCCCGTGCCAATCCCCCTTTTCATGAAGCTCTGTTCGACCACCTGCAGTGTCAGCTCCCGTTTCGCCATGAGTGGATAGAGCACTACCACAACCACTACGGCCTCGGCGCCGATCTGCTGCCACCCCCTGTACGCGGTGTCAGCCTACTGCTCTTCGACGGGCGACTGGAGGCGGTCATCGGCGAGGGCTGTGAGGGTCGAGTACACTACCGCAACCCCGTCTGGCGCGCCGTCACCGGACCCTACGGGGAATCCCGCCAGCTGCTCGAGCTGAGCGCCATCAAACCGGCCCATCAGTTCTTTATCCCCGAGACCCTCAACCACACCGGCAACAGCCGCCCGTTCATCTGTCTCTGGTTCAACCCCCCCGGTGCCCCCCTGCACTACGACACCACCGATCTCTGGATGGTCGAGGTCAGAGCGGCCGTTCCCGAGGGAAAAACCCGGCATCAAGAGAGGCACCCCCTTGTCATCGGCCCGTGCTGGGATGAAAAACCGGCAGGATATCCTCCCCTGGAGCCGCCACCCTGGGAGATGGCATGACCACCGCTCTACACCCGACAACCGGCGCAGAGCGTAATGACAGCCACCACCACGAGGCACTCTACGAAACGTATCGGCTCCCCGGCAAAATCCACTACACCTTCTCCGGCCACAGCCACCGGGCGGGGGTTTACCGGCTCACCGGTAAGCCCGGCTATGTCACCCGCAAAATCACCACCCGGGGCGACTACCCCGATGGCTACACCCACCCGGACGGCACCGCCTGCCTGCTGGTGGCGGGTTCCGGCGGTCCCATCACCCGGCAGAACCGCGAGGGAGAGTACGCCGGTTACGGCATGGAGGCCCCTCAGGGGCTGAAGCTCGATACCAAAATCGGCAAGGTCAGCATCGTGCGCGACGCACAAACCAGACCGCGCATGGCGGTGTTGCTGGACTACCTCTGGTACGAAGGAGAGCACAAGGCGCTGCAATACGACCTGGAAGGCAACGGCAGGCAGTTCAGCACATTCATGGTCTTGTGCATCCAGCAGCGCTGCTAGCACGCCTCCGGATACACTTCCGATTATTCTTGCCGGTTTTCGATCACTTACTGTATTATGCGCACCTTGTTGGCGATGTGGTGGAATTGGTATACACACGGCATTCAAAATGCCGCGCTGAAAGGCATGACGGTTCGAGTCCGTCCATCGCTACCAACCAATTTAAGAACCGGTTCTTGTGACCGGTTTTTTTATGCCTGAAATAAACATACTACACACTAAAACTATACATATATTTTATCCAATTGATTTTATTGTATTTTTACTGGATTCAAAATCCACCGGTGGCAACATCATGGGGGTTCAAGTCCCCCTCCCGGTACCACTTATCTACTTGTTATTGTGGCTCTCCCCTATATCAAGAGGGTAAGTCTCACCCAACCACTCCCTCAGGATAAAGATTCAGCCCTCCAAGGTGGAGGTAAATTGCATTGGCAAACCGCTTCTTGTTGCGGAAACCTCTGCTATGCACTTTGATCATCTTGATTCGGCTGTTGAGACCTTCTGCCGGACCATTACTTACTTCCAAAACAACAGCGTTCAATATTCCCCACAGATGATCCTTGATTGTTCCCGCCACTTTTCTGCACGATGAAGGATTTTACCTTCTTGCTGGTAACGTGGAGGAACCAAGCAGTATCACTGGTCAGGCCGGGATTGACCTTTGCCGTGCCCTTATAGGGGTTTGGCCCACCATCTTCAAGCTTGTCTTTCTCCAGCAGCTTTTTGGCAACCGCTTCCAGCGCAGGCGGAACTTCAAGCGTGTCCGGAACCAGGCGCAATGGCATGCCTTCATCATCGGTGAACTTCATCATGGCTGTGCGGTCTGCACCGTAGCCGGCTGCGGCGGCAGACGTTGCTGACGAGAGTGCTGCCGTGCCCCTATTGCTGACAGAAGCTTCTTTGACTTCATGGTCAGTATCGTAGAAGTACTAACCATCAATACCTTTTTCGCTAAAGGCGTTATTTTTCGGGTCGTCGGAGATGATGTCATTAAGCTCTCCGGCAGATTCACCGGCACTGGCGGCCTGGATATTATAGATACCGAGCTTGTCATCATCGATATAATTGCGTTTCACCGCAATGGCTGTCTCCCAGTCCTCGTTCTTTTTGTAGTACTTGCCAAGCTCAAGAGACTTGAACTTTTTGTCACCAAGCCACTTCCGAAAACGAGACAACGAGGCATAGTCTTCACCTTCACCAGTAGAAGGGATCTCCATGATGGTATCCTGCCAAGTGCTTGGTTCGGCTTTCAAGGCGTTGTTAAAGAAGGTTTTAAGGCCGGTAAAAATAGAGTTAAGGCTCTACTTGTTGACCAGCATGCCGGCGTAACCCAGAAAGCCCAGGTCATCCGGAATGATGTTGGCGTAACCGGCGCCGATGACGAGCGGCTCGGCGCTTATCGGTAAGGCCACTAGGCAGGCGACCAGGGCGATTCCAATAAAGAGTATATATTTCATGATCTCCTCTTTATCCACTGACTGATTTCAACCCAGATGCCCTCGGCATCCAGATCGACAATAGCGGCGGCTGCGTTGTTTACCTGTTCCTGGGCAACGCCACAGGCCTTCAGGCCAATAGCGGTACTGCCGGAGCAAGGTAGCCTTCGGCATCGAGCACAACCAAAGAACCGGCGAAAATTCTTGCTCCGGCTGCGACAGGGTCGTTGAACACCGCACCCGGACGGGATTCGGTATTGCGGTCATTCGTGAGTGCAGCCATGGATTAAGCCTCCAGCGCTTGTTTGTACGCTTCATGGTCTATGCCCATCTGGCTGTAAACAACCAGTTGATCATCGGCAAAGTTTGGATTGCCGTCTCCATCCAGCTTTTTGCCTTCTGTCTGACTGTCGGTCAGTGAGGCGATGGGTTGCCGAGATCGCGTGCCCACTGCTCCTGGGCCGGAACCAGCTTTCCCTCTGTCAGAGCGGCGGGTGACCAGATCTTCGATCGCATTACCATTGACCCGGGCTTTGAGCGCAGCCAGCTCTTGCGGCATTCCCCCGCATAGCCGTGACGGCAGTATCCAGGGTTGCAGCCTTGGCGGCCGCGATGGCCTCCGACTCGGTGGCATCCGGCCCAAGGCCGAACAGCTTGAGCAGCTCGTCCATCGTGCTTTCCTCAGATTCTGGTTGATAGGAGAGTTCGAATTTCGCAGCGGCCAGGGCATCCACTTCGTTCATGCCATCGATGGCGGGGGTATTGGTGAGAGCGACATGCAGAATATCCAGCACTTCACCTGTCTTAGGGCTGTAGCTGAAGACAGGCGAGATGAAGCGGTACTCTTTGGTATCGATGTGTGCAGCGGCCTTGTTGATCCAGTCCGGCAAGCGGGCGAAGATACCTTTGCCTTCATGCCGCTCCAGACTGCCCAGCTTGACCCAGCCTGCTGCGGGTGCGAGCTGACCGTTGTCGGCGGCCTTCAGAGTCTGGTGCTCATAATCGATTACCAGATCATTCCGGCGGGCAGCTGCCCGTGCGATAACCCTGGCAGCGATAGCGGGATTTTCTTGAGCCTTGCGAATCATACAAGGCCAATTTTGAAGAAGGGGGCGGAAACAAATAACCCGGACAGGTGTCCGGGTTGGTGATCTTTGGGGATGTGGTTAACGATACGTTGGTTTTTTAAGTAATGCAATCTACCTCATTTTTTGAGGGTGTCCTGAATTCTGTGTAACTGTCTATCATTAAACCCAAGCATGGTTGAGGATAGGCACTATGAACAAGAAAGAACTATAGGCGATCGCTCATGCGGCAGCTAAAAACATCAAGACGGAAGACGACCTCAAAGACTTCCATCAGATGCTAACCAAGATTA
Proteins encoded in this region:
- a CDS encoding phage protease is translated as MIRKAQENPAIAARVIARAAARRNDLVIDYEHQTLKAADNGQLAPAAGWVKLGSLERHEGKGIFARLPDWINKAAAHIDTKEYRFISPVFSYSPKTGEVLDILHVALTNTPAIDGMNEVDALAAAKFELSYQPESEESTMDELLKLFGLGPDATESEAIAAAKAATLDTAVTAMRGNAARAGCAQSPGQW
- a CDS encoding phage protease, producing the protein MPQELAALKARVNGNAIEDLVTRRSDRGKAGSGPGAVGTRSRQPIASLTDSQTEGKKLDGDGNPNFADDQLVVYSQMGIDHEAYKQALEA
- a CDS encoding pentapeptide repeat-containing protein; its protein translation is MITLRHRLILIGSLFFVSLTPGNAMSLIPPLPPGSELKALLQDVERLNTALEQNPDLLSDTRLKDLELTGLVLKNVTLSNLHWRNVKLTRADWSNVTIEGATWIGVKMKESELDNVTFNRVYFNLDEAVYWGSTDFVKSRLHNVHFVESELIEVRIKKLKPSRLFFEHSKLRTRVNESHQQRSGGLGHSQLDLFIRDSDIASSIIGALKYPSNVLIENSRVIGGVGGELKSLIIRNSHFDGNGPQRADYVLVEDSAIYIGLKKVRFVHMKNITQINHNNRHWGAGLAENIIINGCQNPLGISFWESKVDNLFIRNCQLHAPFFEDVRIGQLQLCNVQLSLNINDPADGDINIDAWNNASIRHLQLHNVQFQGAFPPPPDSRSATSKADRARSLKSSGTPPDSKALWRPVRPCPIPNASSAKPSPMTPRFPWPLSSRIA
- a CDS encoding Mu-like prophage major head subunit gpT family protein; its protein translation is MKAEPSTWQDTIMEIPSTGEGEDYASLSRFRKWLGDKKFKSLELGKYYKKNEDWETAIAVKRNYIDDDKLGIYNIQAASAGESAGELNDIISDDPKNNAFSEKGIDG
- a CDS encoding transposase produces the protein MNAVVLEVSNGPAEGLNSRIKMIKVHSRGFRNKKRFANAIYLHLGGLNLYPEGVVG
- a CDS encoding Mu-like prophage major head subunit gpT family protein, whose amino-acid sequence is MMKFTDDEGMPLRLVPDTLEVPPALEAVAKKLLEKDKLEDGGPNPYKGTAKVNPGLTSDTAWFLHVTSKKVKSFIVQKSGGNNQGSSVGNIERCCFGSK